The following proteins come from a genomic window of Pyxidicoccus sp. MSG2:
- a CDS encoding YajQ family cyclic di-GMP-binding protein translates to MPSFDVVSKIDLAELDNAVNQTKKELSTRYDFQGAQADVVVAPDHTAITVKANSEERVQAAKEVLLVKLAKRNISLRALEYGDIEKTGLHNVKQVIKLQQGIPVEKSKELVKLLKDSKMKVQGSIQADQLRVTGKNRDDLQAAIALFRQEQDRLKLDMQFTNFRD, encoded by the coding sequence ATGCCATCCTTCGACGTCGTCTCGAAAATCGACCTCGCCGAGCTCGACAACGCGGTCAACCAGACCAAGAAGGAGCTCAGCACCCGCTATGACTTCCAGGGCGCCCAGGCGGACGTCGTGGTCGCCCCGGACCATACCGCCATCACCGTGAAGGCCAACAGTGAAGAGCGCGTCCAGGCCGCCAAGGAAGTGCTGCTGGTGAAGCTGGCCAAGCGCAACATCAGCCTGCGCGCGCTGGAGTACGGCGACATCGAGAAGACGGGCCTGCACAACGTGAAGCAGGTCATCAAGCTCCAGCAGGGCATTCCGGTGGAGAAGTCCAAGGAGCTGGTGAAGCTGCTGAAGGATTCGAAGATGAAGGTGCAGGGCTCCATCCAGGCGGACCAGCTCCGCGTCACCGGGAAGAACCGGGACGACCTCCAGGCCGCCATCGCCCTGTTCCGTCAGGAGCAGGACCGGCTGAAGCTGGACATGCAGTTCACCAACTTCCGCGATTAG
- the rimO gene encoding 30S ribosomal protein S12 methylthiotransferase RimO, whose translation MTLGCPKNRVDSEVMLGTLQHHGYKLVQEASEAQVIVVNTCAFIGPAKQESVDSILEMAELKKSGVCKTLVVTGCLSQRYGQELSKEMPEVDHFLGTSAYAQIGDLLAAEASPRQVIPDPDYIHDANTPRVNSMPKYTAYLKVSEGCDNACAFCIIPTLRGGQRSRPIDDILIEAKRLAESGVQELNLVAQDLTAYGHDLPGKPKLHDLLKALVQVDVKWIRLHYAYPRVFPDELIDVMASEPKIARYLDMPVQHVSDKLLLSMKRGRNSEFLKGLLAKLRERVPGLVMRTSLIVGLPGETEEDFEMLKEFVKTQRFERLGVFQYSDEEGTAAFDLPDKVPQKTIERRWREVMAIQKRINREQNKKLVGKRLEVLVEGPAPETEHLLVGRHQGQAPDIDGLVYINDGLAYPGELVTVEVTEAHDYDLVARVVERPDPKQRTHTARDAHPAPVQMTPKPRPSTRAE comes from the coding sequence ATGACCCTCGGCTGCCCGAAGAACCGGGTGGACTCCGAGGTGATGCTGGGCACGTTGCAGCACCACGGCTACAAGCTGGTGCAGGAGGCCTCCGAAGCCCAGGTCATCGTCGTCAACACGTGCGCCTTCATCGGCCCGGCGAAGCAGGAGTCGGTGGACTCCATCCTGGAGATGGCGGAGCTGAAGAAGTCCGGCGTCTGCAAGACGCTGGTGGTGACGGGCTGTCTGTCCCAGCGCTACGGCCAGGAGCTGTCGAAGGAGATGCCGGAGGTCGACCACTTCCTGGGCACCAGCGCCTACGCGCAGATTGGCGACCTGCTCGCCGCCGAGGCGTCGCCGCGTCAGGTGATTCCGGACCCCGACTACATCCACGACGCCAACACGCCGCGCGTCAACTCGATGCCGAAGTACACGGCATACCTCAAGGTGTCCGAGGGCTGCGACAACGCCTGCGCCTTCTGCATCATCCCCACGCTGCGCGGCGGGCAGCGCTCGCGCCCCATCGACGACATCCTCATCGAGGCGAAGCGGCTGGCGGAGAGCGGCGTGCAGGAGCTGAACCTCGTCGCGCAGGACCTCACCGCGTACGGGCATGACTTGCCGGGCAAGCCGAAGCTGCACGACCTGCTCAAGGCGCTGGTGCAGGTGGACGTGAAGTGGATCCGCCTCCACTACGCCTACCCGCGCGTGTTCCCGGACGAGCTCATCGACGTCATGGCGTCGGAGCCGAAGATTGCCCGCTACCTGGACATGCCGGTGCAGCACGTCAGCGACAAGCTGCTGCTGTCCATGAAGCGCGGCCGCAACTCGGAGTTCCTCAAGGGCCTGCTGGCGAAGCTGCGCGAGCGCGTGCCCGGGCTGGTGATGCGCACCTCGCTCATCGTCGGCCTGCCGGGGGAGACGGAAGAAGACTTCGAGATGCTGAAGGAGTTCGTGAAGACGCAGCGCTTCGAGCGGCTGGGCGTCTTCCAGTACTCCGACGAGGAGGGCACCGCCGCGTTCGATTTGCCGGACAAGGTGCCGCAGAAGACGATTGAGCGCCGGTGGCGCGAGGTGATGGCCATCCAGAAGCGCATCAACCGCGAGCAGAACAAGAAGCTCGTGGGGAAGCGGCTGGAGGTGCTGGTGGAAGGCCCCGCGCCGGAGACGGAGCACCTGCTGGTGGGCCGCCACCAGGGCCAGGCGCCGGACATCGACGGGCTCGTGTACATCAACGACGGCCTGGCGTACCCGGGGGAGCTCGTCACCGTGGAGGTGACGGAGGCCCACGACTACGACCTGGTCGCCCGCGTGGTGGAGCGCCCGGACCCGAAGCAGCGCACGCACACCGCCCGCGACGCGCACCCCGCGCCCGTGCAGATGACGCCGAAGCCGCGCCCGTCGACGCGCGCGGAGTAG
- the rpmA gene encoding 50S ribosomal protein L27: MAHKKGQGSSRNGRDSNPQYRGVKVYGGETVSAGSILVRQVGTVIHAGSNVKLGRDFTLYSVVDGVVKYERLGRDKKKVSVYPAAAQPSA, encoded by the coding sequence ATGGCCCATAAAAAGGGACAGGGTTCTTCGCGCAACGGGCGTGATTCCAACCCGCAGTATCGTGGTGTGAAGGTGTACGGCGGTGAGACGGTGTCGGCCGGCAGCATCCTGGTTCGCCAGGTGGGCACGGTCATCCACGCCGGCTCCAACGTGAAGCTCGGCCGCGACTTCACCCTCTACTCGGTGGTCGACGGCGTGGTGAAGTACGAGCGCCTGGGCCGCGACAAGAAGAAGGTCTCGGTCTACCCGGCCGCTGCCCAGCCGAGCGCCTGA
- a CDS encoding LolA family protein, with protein MFLETLLATLLSAVAPASTTPAASTASAVKSVVVAQATTAPAAAPKPAGEAGKAPQGTKATETPAAAAPAKPAEAGKPAEAGKPAAAPQGKPAQAAPAKPAPAMTPEVKSLVDRMQAFYEKTGDFRSGFRQDYKYKTFRRTQTSEGTVTYKKPGLMRWEYQKPTARTFVLAGNKIYAYDPAAQSLTVGGVDTSQLSASVTFLFGQGKLADEFAITKGACKDCKGTLLVLDPLKTEPRFRQVRLEVDPATAQVLKSTVVDPDGSENTISFLGLKTNVGIDADSFKLDVPDDTRVDDFTKGKKQ; from the coding sequence ATGTTCCTGGAAACCCTGCTCGCCACGCTCCTGTCCGCCGTCGCGCCGGCCTCCACCACGCCGGCCGCTTCCACCGCCAGCGCGGTGAAGTCCGTGGTGGTGGCCCAGGCCACGACCGCGCCCGCCGCCGCCCCGAAGCCCGCGGGTGAGGCGGGCAAGGCGCCCCAGGGGACGAAGGCCACGGAGACGCCGGCTGCCGCCGCTCCGGCGAAGCCCGCCGAGGCTGGCAAGCCCGCAGAGGCCGGCAAGCCCGCCGCCGCGCCGCAGGGCAAGCCCGCGCAGGCGGCGCCCGCGAAGCCGGCACCGGCGATGACGCCGGAGGTGAAGTCGCTGGTGGACCGGATGCAGGCCTTCTACGAGAAGACGGGCGACTTCCGCTCCGGCTTCCGGCAGGACTACAAGTACAAGACCTTCCGGCGCACGCAGACGTCCGAGGGCACCGTCACCTACAAGAAGCCGGGCCTGATGCGCTGGGAGTACCAGAAGCCCACCGCGCGCACCTTCGTGCTGGCCGGCAACAAGATATATGCGTACGACCCGGCCGCGCAGAGCCTCACGGTGGGCGGCGTGGACACGAGCCAGCTCTCCGCGTCGGTGACGTTCCTTTTCGGCCAGGGGAAGCTGGCGGACGAGTTCGCCATCACCAAGGGCGCGTGCAAGGACTGCAAGGGCACGCTGCTGGTGCTGGACCCGCTGAAGACCGAGCCCCGCTTCCGCCAGGTGCGCCTGGAGGTGGATCCGGCCACGGCGCAGGTGCTCAAGAGCACCGTGGTGGACCCGGACGGCAGCGAGAACACCATCTCCTTCCTGGGCCTGAAGACGAACGTGGGCATCGACGCGGACAGCTTCAAGCTGGACGTGCCGGACGACACCCGCGTGGACGACTTCACCAAGGGCAAGAAGCAGTAA
- a CDS encoding ribonuclease J — translation MLHVIPLGGLGEIGLNSMVVACRGEMLLIDAGLMFPSAGMPGVDIIIPDFTHLKQNAAQLKGVLLTHGHEDHLGALPYLLNEVPVPVYGTRFTLAMARHRLNEMGLEADLREIEPREPFPVGTAFKVEASRVTHTVPDAVGFIIRTPEGTLIHTGDFKLDPDPIDGLRTDLERWGQAGEEGVLCLLSDSTNSELTEETGSERVVEQTFERLFTGATGRIVVALFSSNLHRVRHLLALAERLGRKVALQGRSMIRNVEMARELGYLDVPDSLFIHLDTVSQLAAHRVLVITTGAQGEPRAGLSQLASGDGPVRLDPGDLVVLSSRPIPGNERSVGALIDDLQWRGAKVAYAQLEPGVHVSGHASRPQQRRVLDLVRPRHFVPVHGEGRHLHRHLATAREAGMEPAQCLLAQDGDVVTFDQGRGRFSGSVPSGRVLKDRSSSGIITPDALQERVRLSETGMVAAVVVLQRDNQRLVAGPQLSGQGLNLDEQVILPRVAQEARTLFEALSPQLRGDDALVREELTRAVRRAFKLYTSRRPLVVPMVVRV, via the coding sequence ATGCTTCACGTCATTCCCCTGGGCGGTCTCGGCGAAATCGGCCTCAACTCGATGGTCGTCGCCTGTCGCGGGGAGATGCTGCTCATCGACGCCGGGCTGATGTTCCCCTCGGCGGGGATGCCCGGGGTGGACATCATCATCCCGGACTTCACGCACCTGAAGCAGAACGCCGCCCAGCTCAAGGGCGTGTTGCTCACGCACGGCCACGAGGACCACCTCGGCGCGCTCCCCTACCTGCTCAACGAGGTCCCCGTCCCCGTCTACGGCACGCGCTTCACGCTGGCCATGGCGCGCCACCGGCTCAACGAGATGGGGCTGGAGGCGGACCTGCGCGAAATCGAGCCGCGCGAGCCCTTCCCCGTCGGCACCGCGTTCAAGGTGGAGGCAAGCCGCGTCACGCACACCGTGCCGGACGCGGTGGGCTTCATCATCCGCACCCCCGAGGGCACCCTCATCCACACCGGGGACTTCAAGCTGGACCCGGACCCCATCGACGGGCTGCGCACGGACCTGGAGCGCTGGGGCCAGGCCGGTGAAGAAGGCGTGCTGTGCCTCCTCTCGGACTCCACCAACTCCGAGCTCACCGAGGAGACGGGCAGCGAGCGCGTGGTGGAGCAGACCTTCGAGCGCCTCTTCACCGGCGCCACCGGCCGCATCGTCGTCGCCCTCTTCTCCTCCAACCTGCACCGCGTGCGGCACCTGCTCGCGTTGGCCGAGCGGCTGGGGCGCAAGGTGGCCCTCCAGGGCCGCAGCATGATCCGCAACGTGGAGATGGCGCGCGAGCTGGGCTACCTGGACGTGCCCGACTCGCTCTTCATCCACCTGGACACGGTGTCGCAACTGGCGGCCCACCGCGTGCTCGTCATCACCACCGGCGCGCAGGGCGAGCCCCGCGCGGGACTGTCGCAGCTCGCCTCCGGAGACGGGCCCGTGCGCCTGGACCCGGGAGACCTGGTGGTGCTCAGCTCGCGCCCCATTCCCGGCAACGAGCGCTCCGTGGGTGCCCTCATCGACGACCTCCAGTGGCGCGGCGCGAAGGTCGCCTACGCGCAACTGGAGCCGGGCGTCCACGTCTCCGGCCACGCCAGCCGGCCACAGCAGCGGCGGGTGTTGGACCTGGTGCGCCCGCGCCACTTCGTCCCCGTCCACGGTGAGGGCCGCCACCTGCACCGGCACCTCGCCACCGCGCGCGAGGCGGGGATGGAGCCCGCGCAGTGCCTGCTGGCACAGGACGGAGACGTGGTGACGTTCGACCAGGGCCGGGGCCGCTTCAGCGGCAGCGTGCCGTCGGGCCGCGTCCTCAAGGACCGCTCCAGCAGCGGCATCATCACCCCGGACGCCCTGCAGGAGCGCGTGAGGCTGTCCGAGACGGGCATGGTGGCGGCCGTCGTCGTCCTCCAGCGGGACAACCAGAGACTGGTGGCCGGGCCTCAACTGTCAGGCCAGGGACTGAACCTGGACGAGCAGGTGATCCTGCCCCGGGTGGCCCAGGAGGCCCGCACCCTCTTCGAGGCCCTGTCGCCCCAGCTCCGGGGGGATGACGCCCTGGTGCGAGAGGAACTCACCCGGGCGGTGCGCCGCGCCTTCAAGCTGTACACCTCCCGGCGCCCCCTGGTGGTGCCCATGGTCGTCCGGGTGTAG
- the obgE gene encoding GTPase ObgE, which produces MKFVDEVRIFVKGGDGGNGSVSFRREKYIERGGPNGGDGGNGGSVIFVADPQLTTLLDYRYQQHHFAKSGEHGMGNDCNGRGAEDMILRVPVGTLVKDAGTEELLVDLGEPGQRWVAAQGGRGGLGNMNFATSTRQTPRFAQDGTKGEEKTLRLELKLLADVGLLGFPNAGKSTFISRVSRARPKIADYPFTTLVPNLGMVQYKDGLSFVMADIPGIIEGASEGVGLGHQFLRHVERCKVLIHLIDMGAQGEGREPLHDFDVLNTELAKYSEELASKPQVVAANKLDLPDAQEKLGAFTEALRERGIRVYPVSCVTGEGMQALLDSVAEVLFTGRTTKLHVEKPVRAAPARKGASVAKAAPAREAAKKAPARKAAAPAKKAPARKAAAPVKKVAARKAVAKKAPARKAAGTARSAVKKAPAAKKAAPARKAAAKKVATRKAPAKRAAVAKQRPAAKPTRTAKKAPARKPGGRRS; this is translated from the coding sequence ATGAAGTTCGTCGATGAGGTCCGCATCTTCGTGAAGGGGGGCGATGGCGGTAACGGCTCCGTCTCCTTCCGGCGGGAGAAGTACATCGAGCGTGGCGGCCCCAACGGGGGAGACGGTGGCAATGGTGGCTCCGTCATCTTCGTGGCGGATCCGCAGCTCACCACGCTGCTCGACTACCGCTACCAGCAGCACCACTTCGCGAAGTCCGGCGAGCACGGCATGGGCAACGACTGCAACGGTCGTGGCGCCGAGGACATGATTCTCCGGGTGCCGGTGGGCACGCTGGTGAAGGACGCGGGGACGGAGGAGCTGCTGGTGGACCTGGGCGAGCCCGGGCAGCGCTGGGTGGCGGCGCAGGGTGGCCGGGGCGGCCTGGGCAACATGAACTTCGCCACGTCCACGCGGCAGACGCCGCGCTTCGCGCAGGACGGGACGAAGGGCGAGGAGAAGACGCTGCGGCTGGAGCTGAAGCTGCTGGCGGACGTGGGACTCCTGGGCTTCCCCAACGCGGGCAAGAGCACCTTCATCTCCCGCGTGAGCCGGGCGCGTCCGAAGATCGCGGACTACCCCTTCACCACGCTGGTCCCCAACCTGGGCATGGTCCAGTACAAGGACGGCCTGTCCTTCGTGATGGCGGACATCCCCGGCATCATCGAGGGCGCCAGCGAGGGCGTGGGCCTGGGGCACCAGTTCCTGCGGCACGTGGAGCGCTGCAAGGTGCTCATCCACCTCATCGACATGGGTGCGCAGGGCGAGGGCCGCGAGCCGCTGCACGACTTCGACGTGCTCAACACGGAGCTGGCGAAGTACAGCGAGGAGCTGGCGTCCAAGCCGCAGGTGGTGGCGGCCAACAAGCTGGACCTGCCCGACGCGCAGGAGAAGCTGGGCGCCTTCACCGAGGCCCTGCGCGAGCGCGGCATCCGCGTCTACCCCGTGTCCTGCGTCACCGGCGAGGGCATGCAGGCGCTGCTGGACTCGGTGGCGGAGGTGCTCTTCACCGGCCGCACGACGAAGCTGCACGTGGAGAAGCCCGTCCGGGCGGCTCCGGCGCGCAAGGGCGCGTCCGTGGCGAAGGCCGCTCCGGCGCGTGAGGCCGCGAAGAAGGCCCCGGCGCGCAAGGCCGCGGCTCCGGCGAAGAAGGCCCCGGCGCGCAAGGCCGCTGCTCCGGTGAAGAAGGTGGCGGCGCGCAAGGCCGTCGCGAAGAAGGCACCGGCGCGCAAGGCCGCGGGCACCGCTCGCTCGGCCGTGAAGAAGGCCCCGGCCGCGAAGAAGGCGGCTCCGGCGCGCAAGGCCGCGGCGAAGAAGGTGGCCACGCGCAAGGCTCCCGCGAAGCGCGCGGCGGTGGCGAAGCAGCGGCCGGCCGCGAAGCCGACCCGGACCGCGAAGAAGGCACCGGCGCGCAAGCCCGGCGGCAGGAGGTCCTGA
- a CDS encoding TrmH family RNA methyltransferase has product MSGGGAGYERFEKEQYEPEQFLLDARKEKIDRVISQRTRNFTVVLDRLEDSFNMAAVLRTCESFGVQEVHVVINPEAPFVPNSKVAQGCDKWLDVKLYKSFAECREHLKSRGFLLYASAIREGATSLYSMRFEAKTALVFGNERRGVSEEVLNAVDGTFWVPMRGFSQSLNISAAASACISRAVAWRDEHLGGSGDLPPEEAQALRERFYVLSIKQRKRIFKTQP; this is encoded by the coding sequence ATGTCCGGCGGCGGTGCTGGTTACGAGCGCTTCGAGAAGGAGCAGTACGAGCCGGAGCAGTTCCTGCTCGATGCGCGCAAGGAGAAGATCGACCGGGTCATCAGCCAGCGCACGCGCAACTTCACCGTCGTCCTGGACCGGCTGGAGGACAGCTTCAACATGGCCGCGGTGCTGCGCACCTGCGAGTCCTTCGGCGTCCAGGAGGTGCACGTCGTCATCAACCCCGAGGCCCCCTTCGTTCCCAACTCGAAGGTGGCCCAGGGGTGTGACAAGTGGCTGGACGTGAAGCTCTACAAGAGCTTCGCCGAGTGCCGCGAGCACCTGAAGTCGCGCGGCTTCCTCCTCTACGCCTCCGCCATCCGCGAGGGGGCCACCAGCCTCTACTCCATGCGCTTCGAGGCGAAGACGGCGCTCGTCTTCGGCAACGAGCGGCGCGGGGTGAGCGAGGAGGTGCTGAACGCCGTGGACGGCACCTTCTGGGTGCCCATGCGGGGCTTCAGTCAGAGCCTCAACATCTCCGCCGCCGCCTCGGCCTGCATCAGCCGGGCGGTCGCCTGGCGGGACGAGCACCTGGGGGGTTCGGGGGATTTGCCCCCCGAGGAGGCCCAGGCCCTGCGCGAGCGCTTCTACGTGCTGTCCATCAAACAGAGGAAGCGCATCTTCAAGACGCAGCCATGA
- the rplU gene encoding 50S ribosomal protein L21, producing MYAVIRTGGKQYRVAEGDVLRIEKIAGDIGAEVTFTDILMLGGTDSPKVGKPTVSGARVVGKVLAQDKHRRVLHFRKEKEGWTRRRGHRQPYTEVKVTSIAG from the coding sequence ATGTACGCAGTCATTCGCACGGGCGGGAAGCAGTACCGCGTCGCCGAGGGCGATGTGCTCCGGATCGAGAAGATCGCGGGAGACATCGGCGCCGAGGTGACCTTCACGGACATCCTCATGCTGGGTGGTACGGACAGCCCCAAGGTGGGCAAGCCGACCGTCTCTGGCGCTCGCGTGGTGGGCAAGGTCCTGGCTCAGGACAAGCACCGCCGCGTCCTCCATTTCCGCAAGGAGAAGGAGGGCTGGACGCGCCGCCGTGGCCATCGTCAGCCGTACACCGAGGTGAAGGTCACCTCCATCGCCGGCTAG